The following proteins come from a genomic window of Microbacterium lemovicicum:
- a CDS encoding HNH endonuclease signature motif containing protein, with protein MSRSAGRGPLDALDDETLVSLIADAAEVRKNVDLVLAAAAAVVDQRSDRDRGTAGLARRNGHRSATSLLQSMTGQSRSDVTRALRTGRDLLGEAGEGLLPAGGAATDGSPIGTGDRLSGDRDAAPRWRTLLRTALTEGRITTAQHEAIRVGMGDPPVDRYADCDPAVLPAAWARSTETLLEDAGELSVEDLRHAARIARDRLDPRGVTLRFDERFAARSFRRWADAAGQQHAHLTLDDESAAWIDAIGDAALRPRRGPRFVDAGGPAAETASAARDPRSNEQLQYDLVMAVLRVGAAVDPNQAFGDRQPGVRVIVESTVLTQEDAGVAHLEDGGDTLPRHVAEKYLCDAGARVITTDVRGRPLDVGREQRTFTPKQRVAISVRDGGCVGRGCSAPPSWCEIHHIDHWYEHHGRTDVDDGVPLCRFHHLDLHNRGARIVRRRHPQSGVDTYWWQEPADRTTGVIPPPERLRSRSPRRFEAA; from the coding sequence GTGAGTCGGTCTGCGGGGCGCGGGCCGCTGGACGCACTCGACGACGAGACGCTCGTCTCGTTGATCGCGGATGCCGCCGAGGTGCGTAAGAACGTCGACCTCGTGCTGGCGGCCGCCGCCGCGGTCGTCGATCAGCGGTCCGACCGCGATCGCGGTACGGCGGGACTCGCGCGACGGAACGGGCACCGGTCGGCGACGTCGTTGCTGCAGAGCATGACGGGGCAGTCGCGATCCGATGTGACGCGCGCGCTGCGCACGGGGCGTGACCTGCTCGGGGAGGCGGGAGAGGGCCTGCTCCCTGCCGGCGGCGCGGCGACCGACGGCTCGCCGATCGGCACCGGAGACCGCTTGTCCGGCGACCGCGATGCCGCTCCTCGCTGGCGGACTCTTCTCCGGACGGCCCTGACCGAGGGGCGCATCACGACCGCGCAGCACGAGGCGATCCGCGTCGGCATGGGCGATCCGCCCGTCGATCGCTATGCCGACTGCGATCCGGCTGTCCTGCCCGCGGCATGGGCACGATCCACCGAGACGCTACTCGAAGACGCCGGCGAGCTGTCCGTCGAAGACCTGCGTCACGCGGCGCGCATCGCGCGCGACCGCCTCGACCCGCGCGGAGTGACGCTGCGCTTCGACGAGCGCTTCGCGGCGCGGTCCTTCCGCCGGTGGGCCGACGCCGCAGGGCAGCAGCACGCCCACCTCACGCTCGACGACGAGAGCGCGGCCTGGATCGACGCGATCGGCGACGCGGCTCTGCGCCCGCGGCGCGGTCCGCGATTCGTCGACGCCGGCGGCCCCGCCGCGGAGACGGCTTCGGCGGCGCGCGATCCTCGAAGCAACGAACAACTGCAGTACGACCTGGTCATGGCCGTGCTGCGCGTCGGCGCAGCCGTCGATCCGAATCAGGCATTCGGCGACCGTCAGCCGGGAGTGCGCGTCATCGTCGAGTCCACGGTGCTGACGCAGGAAGACGCGGGCGTCGCGCATCTCGAGGACGGCGGAGACACGCTCCCCCGTCACGTCGCGGAGAAGTACCTCTGCGATGCCGGAGCACGGGTCATCACGACCGATGTCCGCGGCAGGCCGCTGGATGTCGGACGAGAACAGCGCACGTTCACCCCGAAGCAGCGCGTGGCGATCAGCGTGCGTGACGGCGGATGCGTGGGCCGTGGATGCTCGGCTCCGCCTTCCTGGTGCGAGATTCACCACATCGACCACTGGTACGAACACCACGGGCGCACCGACGTCGACGACGGCGTTCCTCTGTGCCGTTTCCACCACCTCGACCTGCACAATCGCGGCGCTCGCATCGTGCGCCGGCGTCATCCGCAGAGCGGCGTCGACACGTACTGGTGGCAGGAACCGGCGGACCGGACGACGGGCGTCATCCCGCCACCCGAGCGCCTCCGCTCCCGCTCACCGCGGCGATTCGAGGCGGCGTGA
- a CDS encoding GNAT family N-acetyltransferase, with amino-acid sequence MHATGNTAPFRIRPASSADADDIAAVHTTSWRETYGSMVDDDVATSRWFDLGRRTEMWRANFADGTYTPHVAVDERGIVGFGAARPAPEPDAVRPEELTMLYVLARAHGTGAGQALLDAALADRPAYLWVAADNPRARAFYRRNGFEHDGVESTFGPVGVTHRLVR; translated from the coding sequence ATGCATGCGACCGGGAACACCGCGCCCTTCCGCATCCGACCGGCATCCTCGGCGGACGCGGACGACATCGCCGCCGTGCACACGACGTCGTGGCGCGAGACCTACGGAAGCATGGTCGACGACGACGTCGCCACCAGCCGGTGGTTCGACCTCGGCCGCCGCACGGAGATGTGGCGCGCCAACTTCGCCGACGGAACCTACACGCCGCACGTAGCCGTCGATGAGCGCGGGATCGTGGGTTTCGGGGCCGCGCGCCCTGCGCCCGAGCCCGACGCCGTGCGGCCGGAGGAGCTCACCATGCTCTACGTTCTCGCGCGGGCGCACGGCACGGGAGCGGGGCAAGCTCTCCTCGACGCGGCGCTCGCCGACCGCCCTGCATACCTGTGGGTGGCCGCCGACAACCCTCGCGCGCGGGCGTTCTACCGACGCAACGGGTTCGAGCACGATGGCGTGGAGTCGACCTTCGGCCCCGTCGGCGTCACGCACCGCCTCGTCCGCTGA